A stretch of the Chitiniphilus purpureus genome encodes the following:
- a CDS encoding response regulator transcription factor, whose product MTQSQTKTVLIVDDSTLSRMLIRNLIVERHPDWTILEAASGEAALELVGTTRPDLITLDLNMPGMNGLEAAVALNAQCPSAKLAVLTANVQDSIRQKVQALGIFFVAMVEKPVTRAGVDKILFGLAP is encoded by the coding sequence ATGACCCAATCCCAGACCAAGACCGTCCTGATCGTCGACGACAGTACGCTGTCGCGCATGCTGATCCGCAACCTGATCGTCGAGCGCCATCCGGACTGGACCATCCTGGAAGCCGCCAGCGGCGAGGCGGCGCTGGAATTGGTCGGTACCACCCGGCCCGACCTGATCACGCTGGATCTGAACATGCCCGGCATGAACGGACTGGAAGCCGCAGTCGCGCTCAATGCGCAATGCCCTTCGGCCAAGCTGGCCGTGCTGACGGCCAACGTGCAGGACAGCATCCGGCAGAAGGTCCAGGCGCTGGGCATCTTCTTTGTCGCCATGGTTGAAAAGCCGGTGACGCGCGCGGGCGTGGACAAGATCCTGTTCGGGCTTGCGCCATGA
- a CDS encoding chemotaxis protein CheC codes for MNIALTPLQQDTLTEFFNIAMGRAASTLSRMVNEEVALSVPQMRFVQRSEAALLMGDGGERICSVMQTVRGDFDADALLIFPEMRSLELVRLMIGDVVPLEDITEMEQEALTEVGNIILNACIGTLANLLRGEFSIGLPLFRLGTCTDIFHGDRPEHDELVLLLHINFSVERYAIQGYVVFLQDVASFTGFTDSINRFLADAGAGA; via the coding sequence ATGAACATCGCGCTGACCCCGCTGCAGCAGGACACGCTGACCGAATTCTTCAATATCGCGATGGGACGCGCCGCCTCGACGCTGAGCCGGATGGTCAATGAGGAAGTCGCGCTCAGCGTGCCGCAGATGCGTTTCGTGCAGCGCAGCGAGGCGGCGCTGTTGATGGGCGACGGCGGGGAGCGCATCTGCAGCGTGATGCAGACGGTGCGTGGCGATTTCGATGCCGATGCGCTGCTGATCTTTCCCGAGATGCGCAGCCTGGAACTGGTGCGGCTGATGATCGGCGACGTGGTGCCGCTCGAGGACATCACCGAAATGGAGCAGGAGGCGCTGACCGAGGTGGGCAACATCATCCTCAATGCCTGCATCGGCACGCTGGCCAACCTGCTGCGGGGCGAATTCTCGATCGGCCTGCCGCTGTTCCGGCTGGGCACCTGCACCGATATCTTCCATGGCGACCGGCCGGAGCATGACGAACTGGTGCTGCTGCTGCATATCAATTTCAGCGTGGAGCGCTACGCCATCCAAGGCTACGTGGTGTTCCTGCAGGACGTGGCCTCGTTCACCGGCTTCACCGATAGCATCAACCGCTTCCTGGCCGATGCGGGAGCGGGAGCTTGA
- a CDS encoding sensor histidine kinase has product MTQGELHSQYDLGLLALAALNVGVIVLDQDERVRLWNSWIEAHSGVTADAARGRPLLELFPQLAGGYFHETVRAALHQGHPAVLSQSLHDAPLPLFTIPLSAAASLLQHVHVIPLAGPSGRHCLIQVNDASAAHKRESMLKRKARLLQESLELQRTLTEELERSHINLEALVQARTAELEELAGHLQDLSEREKADLARELHDELGALLTAIRIDISWLQRTISEWPATAGTKLQRIQDNLDQGIQLKRRIMEGMRPTLLSNFGLVVTLQELVRERAALNQWELALDLPPEDLTLGEDLSITLFRITQEALTNASKYAQASRVMVRLAVDEANIVLTVEDDGIGMPAGTVQPPYRHGIIGMRHRVLARKGQFAIEPVAPHGTRVTVLIPRAG; this is encoded by the coding sequence ATGACGCAGGGCGAGCTGCACTCGCAATATGATCTGGGCCTCCTCGCGCTTGCTGCGCTCAACGTCGGCGTCATCGTGCTCGACCAGGACGAGCGGGTGCGGCTGTGGAACAGCTGGATCGAGGCGCATTCGGGCGTGACGGCCGATGCAGCCCGGGGGCGGCCGCTGCTGGAGCTGTTCCCGCAACTGGCGGGCGGCTACTTCCATGAGACCGTACGCGCCGCGCTCCACCAAGGCCACCCGGCAGTGCTGTCGCAATCGCTGCACGATGCACCGCTGCCGCTGTTCACCATCCCGCTGTCTGCCGCGGCGTCGCTGCTGCAGCACGTGCATGTCATCCCGCTGGCCGGCCCGTCCGGGCGCCACTGCCTGATCCAGGTGAACGACGCCAGCGCTGCGCACAAACGCGAATCCATGCTCAAGCGCAAGGCGCGGCTGCTGCAGGAAAGCCTGGAGTTGCAGCGCACCCTCACCGAGGAGCTGGAACGCAGCCATATCAACCTGGAAGCGCTGGTGCAGGCGCGTACCGCCGAGCTGGAGGAGCTGGCGGGCCACCTGCAGGATCTGAGCGAGCGTGAGAAGGCGGACCTCGCGCGCGAGCTGCACGACGAGCTGGGCGCGCTGCTCACCGCGATCCGCATCGACATCTCGTGGCTGCAGCGCACCATCAGCGAATGGCCGGCGACCGCCGGCACCAAGCTGCAGCGCATCCAGGACAATCTGGATCAGGGCATCCAGCTCAAGCGTCGCATCATGGAAGGGATGCGCCCGACGCTGCTGTCCAATTTCGGCCTCGTGGTCACGCTGCAGGAACTGGTCCGGGAACGCGCCGCACTCAACCAGTGGGAACTGGCGCTGGACCTGCCACCCGAGGACCTCACGCTGGGCGAGGATCTCTCGATCACGCTGTTCCGCATCACCCAGGAAGCCCTGACCAACGCCAGCAAATACGCGCAGGCCAGTCGGGTCATGGTGCGCCTGGCAGTCGACGAGGCGAATATCGTGCTCACGGTCGAGGACGACGGGATCGGCATGCCGGCCGGTACGGTGCAACCCCCGTACCGGCACGGCATCATCGGCATGCGGCACCGGGTGCTGGCGCGCAAAGGGCAGTTCGCCATCGAACCGGTGGCACCGCATGGCACCCGTGTCACGGTGCTGATCCCGCGCGCCGGCTGA
- a CDS encoding alpha/beta fold hydrolase yields MTERSNRSVQVGVALAAACALTAWWFNRKARQAEAAHPPTGGFVTVDGVRLHYIEQGSGEPVVLLHGNGALANDFAGSGLVADLARSYRVIAFDRPGFGYSENAGSLLHDPRRQAALLGRALQQLGVADPVLVGHSWGTLVALALALEGPVRPRKLVLLSGYYYPQPRLDALLMGAPALPLLGTLLRYTLSPLLSRLMLPGLTRKLFWPHKVPAAFERHVPAGLMLRPWQLKAAGQESAGLMTAAARLAPHYRHLQVPVVLLCGREDRVIDPDKHSLRLHRELPGSVLKALPGMGHMLHYIAPGEVAAAVRAETLG; encoded by the coding sequence ATGACGGAACGGTCCAATCGCAGCGTGCAGGTCGGCGTGGCGCTCGCGGCGGCGTGCGCACTGACCGCATGGTGGTTCAACCGCAAGGCCCGGCAGGCCGAGGCCGCGCACCCGCCGACGGGAGGCTTTGTCACGGTGGACGGGGTACGGCTGCATTACATCGAACAGGGCAGCGGCGAGCCGGTGGTGCTGCTGCACGGCAACGGTGCCCTGGCCAACGACTTCGCCGGCAGCGGCCTCGTGGCCGACCTGGCCCGCAGCTATCGGGTGATCGCGTTCGACCGCCCCGGATTCGGCTACAGCGAGAATGCCGGCTCGCTGCTGCACGATCCGCGCCGCCAGGCTGCGCTGCTCGGGCGGGCATTGCAGCAGCTGGGGGTGGCGGACCCGGTGCTCGTCGGCCATTCCTGGGGCACGCTGGTTGCGCTGGCTCTGGCACTCGAAGGCCCGGTGCGGCCACGCAAGCTGGTGCTGTTGAGCGGCTACTACTATCCGCAGCCACGGCTGGACGCGTTGTTGATGGGTGCGCCGGCGCTGCCGCTGTTGGGCACGCTGTTGCGCTATACGCTGTCGCCATTGTTGAGCCGGCTGATGTTGCCGGGGCTGACGCGCAAGCTGTTCTGGCCGCACAAGGTGCCGGCGGCCTTTGAGCGGCATGTGCCTGCCGGCCTGATGCTGCGGCCATGGCAGCTCAAGGCGGCCGGTCAGGAAAGCGCCGGCCTGATGACGGCGGCGGCCCGGCTGGCGCCGCATTACCGGCATCTACAGGTGCCGGTGGTGCTGCTGTGCGGCAGGGAGGACCGGGTGATCGATCCGGACAAGCACAGCCTGCGGCTGCATCGGGAGCTGCCCGGCAGCGTGCTCAAGGCGCTGCCCGGCATGGGCCATATGCTGCACTACATCGCCCCGGGCGAGGTGGCAGCGGCGGTGCGCGCCGAGACGCTGGGCTGA
- a CDS encoding SDR family oxidoreductase: MRRKALAQQVVVVFGASSGIGRATALRFAQAGARVVVAARGKPGLDSLVEQITAQGGQAAAMVADAADFAQVTAVADFAVRTFGTLDTWVQVAAVYVVGRFQDLTPAEFQHSLNVNTMGQVHGAMAALPHLRGNPAGGTLIHVSSIEAIRAFPYKSAYACSKHAIPGFLDALRVELKHDGVPVDVVNVMPAAINTPLFRKGLSKIGVKPAAPPPIYQPELVADAIVRAATHPQRDIIVGGAGQMFISLHKLCPTLMDVLVGLFGFRGQRSDEAKLPQDRNAFWQPLTDDNAVHGEFNDVAVRHSPYTWLATHRPARYLLLAGAAALLAAALSKGMHSQPARRSGRLQR, encoded by the coding sequence ATGCGACGCAAAGCCCTGGCACAACAGGTGGTGGTGGTGTTTGGCGCATCCAGCGGCATCGGCCGGGCAACCGCGCTGCGCTTTGCGCAGGCCGGCGCACGGGTGGTGGTGGCCGCGCGGGGAAAGCCGGGGCTCGATTCGCTGGTGGAGCAGATCACCGCACAAGGTGGCCAGGCGGCGGCGATGGTGGCGGATGCTGCGGATTTCGCGCAGGTCACGGCCGTAGCGGACTTCGCGGTACGTACCTTCGGCACGCTCGATACCTGGGTGCAGGTGGCGGCAGTGTATGTGGTCGGCCGCTTCCAGGACCTGACCCCGGCCGAATTCCAGCATTCGTTGAATGTGAACACCATGGGCCAGGTGCACGGCGCGATGGCGGCGCTGCCGCACCTGCGCGGCAACCCGGCGGGCGGCACGCTGATCCACGTCTCGTCGATCGAGGCCATCCGCGCCTTTCCATACAAATCGGCCTACGCCTGCTCCAAACATGCGATCCCCGGCTTCCTGGACGCATTGCGGGTGGAGCTCAAGCACGACGGGGTGCCGGTGGACGTGGTCAATGTGATGCCGGCAGCGATCAACACCCCGCTGTTCCGCAAGGGCCTGTCCAAGATCGGCGTCAAGCCGGCCGCGCCGCCGCCGATCTATCAACCCGAGCTGGTCGCCGATGCCATCGTCCGGGCCGCGACACATCCGCAGCGCGACATCATCGTCGGCGGCGCCGGCCAGATGTTCATTTCGCTGCACAAGCTGTGTCCGACGCTGATGGACGTGCTGGTGGGCCTGTTCGGCTTTCGCGGCCAACGCAGCGACGAGGCCAAACTGCCGCAGGACCGCAATGCGTTCTGGCAACCGCTGACCGACGACAACGCGGTGCACGGCGAATTCAACGATGTCGCGGTCCGGCATAGTCCCTATACTTGGCTCGCCACGCACCGCCCGGCCCGATACCTGCTGCTGGCCGGTGCCGCCGCGCTGCTCGCCGCCGCGCTCAGCAAGGGCATGCACTCGCAACCGGCACGCCGATCGGGCCGCCTGCAGCGTTGA
- a CDS encoding class I SAM-dependent methyltransferase yields MSAVPARLRWAARLLAPTPGQRILEIGCGSGVALGLVSPQLGQDGHIVGVDRSAKAIAACAARHRAVQACGRMALLQGEFETMAFDSGAFDSIFAVNVNAFWLKPAPSFGALRPWLAPRGSVLLVYAPPDPARLEQIVATCCAALPAVALACHAIVPAPADAPGMLAIVAQAR; encoded by the coding sequence GTGAGCGCCGTCCCGGCACGACTGCGTTGGGCCGCCCGGCTGCTGGCCCCCACACCAGGGCAACGCATCCTGGAAATCGGCTGTGGCAGCGGCGTGGCGCTCGGACTGGTCAGCCCGCAGCTTGGGCAGGATGGGCACATCGTCGGCGTGGACCGTTCCGCAAAGGCCATCGCCGCCTGCGCCGCACGCCATCGTGCCGTGCAGGCGTGCGGCCGGATGGCGCTGCTGCAGGGTGAATTCGAGACCATGGCATTCGACAGCGGCGCCTTCGACAGCATCTTCGCCGTGAACGTCAATGCCTTTTGGCTCAAGCCAGCCCCGTCGTTCGGCGCGCTGCGGCCCTGGCTGGCACCGCGGGGAAGCGTGCTGCTGGTATACGCGCCGCCGGACCCCGCCCGGCTTGAACAGATTGTTGCCACCTGCTGCGCCGCCTTGCCTGCAGTGGCGCTGGCGTGCCACGCCATCGTGCCCGCCCCGGCCGACGCGCCGGGCATGCTTGCCATCGTGGCACAGGCCCGCTGA
- a CDS encoding trans-aconitate 2-methyltransferase, with protein sequence MWNPELYLQFADERARPFHDLVARIGAPSPQRVIDLGCGPGNLTATLAQRWPGARIEGFDADAAMVAAAQARGLAVSRLDARDWLPAADIDVVISNAVLQWVPEHDALLARWMAAFAPGSWLAFQVPANFGAPSHRLVDELVRSAPWQSQLLAHWRDNPVSTPDEYARLLLDAGSTIDVWETTYLHVLGGDDAVFTWLSGTALRPLRAALDDEAWAEFSAALKPRLAAAYPQRGGVTLLPYRRIFVVAHKR encoded by the coding sequence ATGTGGAACCCCGAGCTGTACCTGCAATTCGCCGATGAGCGTGCGCGCCCTTTTCACGACCTGGTCGCGCGGATCGGTGCGCCCTCGCCGCAGCGCGTGATCGACCTGGGCTGCGGACCGGGCAACCTGACCGCCACGCTGGCGCAGCGCTGGCCCGGGGCACGGATCGAAGGCTTTGATGCGGATGCCGCCATGGTGGCGGCGGCGCAGGCGCGCGGGCTGGCGGTCAGCCGGTTGGACGCGCGGGATTGGCTGCCCGCGGCCGACATCGACGTGGTGATCAGCAATGCGGTGCTGCAATGGGTACCGGAGCACGACGCCTTGCTGGCACGCTGGATGGCGGCCTTCGCACCGGGGAGCTGGCTGGCATTCCAGGTACCGGCCAACTTCGGCGCCCCGTCACACCGGCTGGTGGACGAACTGGTGCGCTCGGCACCGTGGCAGAGCCAGCTGCTGGCGCACTGGCGCGACAATCCGGTGTCCACGCCCGACGAATACGCCCGCCTGCTGCTGGACGCCGGCAGCACGATCGATGTCTGGGAGACCACTTACCTGCATGTGCTCGGCGGCGACGATGCGGTGTTCACCTGGCTGTCCGGCACCGCACTGCGCCCCTTGCGTGCGGCACTTGACGATGAGGCGTGGGCCGAATTCTCGGCTGCGCTCAAGCCTCGGCTTGCCGCTGCCTATCCGCAGCGCGGCGGGGTGACCCTGCTGCCGTACCGCCGTATCTTCGTGGTGGCGCACAAGCGCTGA
- the acnB gene encoding bifunctional aconitate hydratase 2/2-methylisocitrate dehydratase translates to MLQAYRQHVAERAALGIPPLPLTAQQTAELVDLLNNPPAGEGAFLVELITHRVPPGVDDAAKVKAAFLAAIAQGKAACTLISRAKATELLGTMLGGFNIKPMIDLLTDTEVGAVAAEGLKKTLLMFDYFHDVKALADAGNANARAVIQSWADAEWFTGRLAVPEKITVTVFKVPGETNTDDLSPAPDAWSRPDIPLHALAMLKNTRPGAAFVPEEDGKRGPIQFLRDLAAKGHPVAYVGDVVGTGSSRKSATNSVLWWTGDDIPFVPNKRFGGVCLGGKIAPIFFNTQEDSGALPIEVDVSGLEMGDVIDIYPYAGKIEKNGAVVAEFAVKSEVIFDEVRAGGRINLIIGRGLTAKAREALGLPASTVFRLPQAPTQSSKGFTLAQKMVGRACGLPEGQGVRPGTYCEPRMTSVGSQDTTGPMTRDELKDLACLGFSADLVMQSFCHTAAYPKPVDVKMHHELPEFIRNRGGVSLKPGDGVIHSWLNRMLMPDTVGTGGDSHTRFPIGISFPAGSGLVAFAAATGVMPLDMPESVLVRFKGQLQPGITLRDLVNAIPLYAIKQGLLTVAKAGKKNIFSGRILEIEGLPDLKVEQAFELSDASAERSAAGCAVHLDKAPIIEYLNSNIVLLKSMIANGYGDAKTLARRIRKMEEWLANPQLLAPDADAEYAAVIEIDLADVTEPILACPNDPDDVKVLSEVAGTKIDEVFIGSCMTNIGHFRAAGKLLEGKRDIPVKLWIAPPTKMDAEQLTEEGYYGTFGSAGARTEMPGCSLCMGNQAQVREGATVVSTSTRNFPNRLGKNTNVFLSSAELAAIASRLGRIPTVAEYMADIGVINEKSAEVYRYLNFDQLPRYQAEADKASV, encoded by the coding sequence ATGCTTCAAGCCTATCGCCAGCACGTGGCAGAACGTGCCGCTCTTGGTATCCCCCCGCTTCCGCTCACCGCCCAGCAGACCGCCGAACTCGTCGATCTCTTGAACAATCCGCCTGCCGGCGAAGGGGCATTCCTGGTCGAGCTGATCACGCATCGCGTGCCGCCGGGTGTGGACGATGCCGCCAAGGTCAAGGCTGCGTTCCTCGCTGCAATCGCCCAGGGCAAGGCCGCCTGTACACTGATCAGCCGGGCCAAGGCGACCGAGCTGCTGGGTACCATGCTGGGTGGTTTCAACATCAAGCCGATGATCGACCTGCTCACCGACACCGAAGTGGGCGCCGTGGCGGCCGAGGGCCTGAAGAAGACCCTGTTGATGTTCGACTATTTCCACGATGTGAAGGCGCTGGCCGATGCCGGCAACGCCAACGCCCGCGCCGTGATCCAATCGTGGGCCGACGCCGAGTGGTTCACCGGCCGCCTGGCCGTGCCCGAGAAGATCACCGTCACCGTGTTCAAGGTGCCCGGCGAGACCAACACCGATGACCTGTCGCCCGCGCCGGATGCCTGGTCGCGCCCGGACATCCCGTTGCATGCGCTGGCCATGCTGAAGAACACCCGTCCCGGCGCGGCCTTCGTGCCCGAGGAGGACGGCAAGCGCGGCCCGATCCAGTTTCTGCGGGACTTGGCTGCCAAGGGCCATCCGGTCGCCTACGTCGGCGATGTGGTCGGTACCGGCTCGTCGCGCAAGTCGGCCACCAACTCGGTGTTGTGGTGGACCGGCGATGACATCCCGTTCGTGCCGAACAAGCGTTTCGGCGGTGTATGCCTCGGTGGCAAGATCGCACCCATCTTCTTCAACACCCAGGAAGACTCCGGCGCGCTGCCGATCGAAGTGGACGTCTCGGGACTGGAGATGGGCGATGTGATCGACATCTACCCCTACGCCGGCAAGATCGAGAAGAACGGCGCCGTCGTCGCCGAGTTCGCCGTCAAGTCCGAGGTGATCTTCGACGAAGTGCGCGCCGGCGGCCGGATCAACCTGATCATCGGCCGCGGCCTGACCGCCAAGGCGCGTGAAGCGCTGGGCCTGCCGGCCTCGACCGTGTTCCGGCTGCCGCAGGCGCCCACCCAGTCCAGCAAGGGTTTCACGCTGGCGCAGAAGATGGTCGGCCGCGCCTGCGGTCTGCCCGAAGGCCAGGGCGTGCGCCCGGGCACCTATTGCGAGCCACGCATGACCTCGGTCGGCTCGCAGGACACCACCGGCCCGATGACCCGCGATGAACTCAAGGATCTCGCGTGCCTGGGCTTCTCGGCTGACCTGGTGATGCAGTCGTTCTGCCACACCGCGGCCTACCCCAAGCCCGTGGACGTGAAGATGCACCACGAGCTGCCCGAATTCATCCGCAACCGCGGCGGCGTATCGCTCAAGCCCGGTGACGGCGTGATCCACTCCTGGCTCAACCGGATGCTGATGCCCGATACCGTGGGTACCGGCGGCGACAGCCATACCCGCTTCCCGATCGGCATCTCGTTCCCGGCAGGCTCCGGCCTCGTGGCCTTTGCCGCTGCAACCGGCGTGATGCCGCTGGACATGCCCGAGTCGGTGTTGGTGCGCTTCAAGGGCCAGCTGCAGCCTGGCATCACGCTGCGCGATCTGGTCAACGCCATTCCGCTGTACGCGATCAAGCAAGGGCTGCTGACGGTGGCCAAGGCCGGCAAGAAGAACATCTTCTCCGGCCGCATCCTGGAAATCGAAGGGCTGCCGGACCTGAAGGTGGAGCAGGCGTTCGAGCTGAGCGACGCCTCCGCCGAGCGCTCGGCCGCCGGCTGCGCGGTGCACCTGGACAAGGCGCCGATCATCGAATACCTCAACTCCAACATCGTGCTGCTGAAGTCGATGATCGCCAACGGCTATGGCGACGCCAAGACGCTGGCGCGGCGCATCAGGAAGATGGAAGAGTGGCTGGCCAACCCGCAGCTGCTCGCGCCCGATGCCGATGCCGAATACGCCGCGGTGATCGAGATCGACCTTGCGGACGTGACGGAGCCCATCCTGGCCTGCCCGAACGATCCGGACGACGTGAAAGTGCTCTCGGAAGTGGCCGGTACCAAGATCGATGAAGTGTTCATCGGCTCGTGCATGACCAACATCGGGCACTTCCGCGCCGCCGGCAAGCTGCTGGAAGGCAAGCGCGACATCCCGGTCAAGCTGTGGATCGCCCCGCCCACCAAGATGGATGCCGAGCAACTGACCGAGGAAGGCTACTACGGCACCTTCGGCAGCGCCGGCGCACGCACCGAGATGCCCGGCTGCTCGTTGTGCATGGGCAACCAGGCGCAGGTGCGCGAAGGCGCGACCGTGGTCTCGACCTCGACCCGCAACTTCCCGAACCGGCTGGGTAAGAACACCAATGTGTTCCTCTCGTCGGCCGAGCTGGCCGCCATTGCCTCGCGCCTCGGACGCATCCCGACCGTGGCCGAGTACATGGCCGACATCGGCGTGATCAACGAGAAGAGTGCCGAGGTGTACCGCTACCTCAACTTCGACCAGCTGCCGCGTTACCAGGCCGAGGCCGACAAGGCCAGCGTCTGA
- a CDS encoding transcriptional regulator GcvA, translating into MSQALPPLNALPAFEAAARLGSFSAAANELFVTHGAISKQIKQLEAWLGTPLFERKGGRVKLTDTGWRYLVQVQDGLDIIANATAQLREPSRQRRLVLNSTPTLAMHWLLPRLARFQRAHPDIALRVMTSDRDIGRLEAPFDIAIRRGPGDWPGYVSKPFMDEWELPLCSPALLETTPIATAADLAQHTLLQADTRPTAWQRWLTLAGVPELKPAATQQFDHFYLALQAAMDGLGVVLGPLPMIQPEIDRGRLIAPLPGPRAPVRGYCWITPRTAMDDPAILAFCQWLESAAQAGQAGGPS; encoded by the coding sequence ATGAGCCAGGCCCTGCCGCCGCTGAACGCCCTGCCCGCCTTCGAGGCCGCGGCGCGGCTGGGCAGCTTTTCCGCCGCAGCCAACGAACTCTTTGTCACCCACGGTGCGATCAGCAAGCAGATCAAGCAGCTGGAGGCATGGCTTGGTACCCCGCTGTTCGAACGCAAGGGTGGCCGGGTCAAGCTGACCGACACCGGCTGGCGCTATCTGGTGCAGGTGCAGGACGGGCTCGACATCATCGCCAATGCCACCGCGCAATTGCGCGAGCCGTCACGGCAGCGCCGGCTGGTGCTCAATTCCACGCCCACGCTGGCCATGCACTGGCTGCTGCCACGGCTGGCGCGATTCCAGCGCGCGCATCCAGATATCGCGCTGCGGGTGATGACCTCGGACCGCGACATCGGCCGGCTGGAAGCCCCGTTCGATATCGCGATCCGCCGCGGCCCGGGCGATTGGCCGGGCTATGTGAGCAAACCGTTCATGGACGAATGGGAGTTGCCGTTGTGCAGCCCGGCATTGCTTGAGACGACTCCGATCGCCACGGCGGCCGACCTGGCGCAGCATACGCTGCTGCAGGCCGACACCCGTCCCACGGCCTGGCAGCGCTGGCTGACACTGGCCGGCGTGCCCGAACTCAAGCCAGCCGCCACCCAGCAGTTCGACCACTTCTATCTGGCATTGCAGGCGGCCATGGATGGGTTGGGCGTGGTGCTGGGTCCGCTGCCGATGATCCAGCCGGAGATCGACCGCGGGCGGCTGATCGCCCCGCTGCCCGGCCCGCGCGCGCCGGTGCGCGGCTATTGCTGGATCACGCCCCGGACCGCGATGGACGATCCGGCGATCCTCGCATTCTGCCAGTGGCTGGAAAGCGCAGCGCAGGCCGGGCAAGCCGGCGGACCTTCATGA